The proteins below are encoded in one region of Fibrella aestuarina BUZ 2:
- a CDS encoding co-chaperone GroES, with protein MTTAMEDVKVKPLADRVVVEPAPAEEKTAFGIIIPDTAKEKPQRGTVVAIGTGKKDEPLTVQVGDTVLYGKYAGTEITIEGKEYLIMRESDIFAIV; from the coding sequence ATGACTACAGCAATGGAAGACGTAAAAGTGAAACCCCTCGCAGACCGCGTGGTGGTAGAACCCGCACCCGCTGAAGAGAAAACAGCTTTCGGGATCATCATTCCCGACACGGCCAAAGAAAAGCCCCAGCGTGGCACCGTAGTGGCCATCGGTACGGGTAAAAAAGACGAGCCGCTGACGGTTCAGGTGGGCGACACCGTACTCTATGGCAAGTATGCCGGCACCGAGATCACCATCGAAGGCAAAGAGTACCTCATCATGCGCGAATCCGACATCTTCGCCATTGTGTAA
- a CDS encoding zinc ribbon domain-containing protein — protein sequence MELTVAQKLDALLKLQTIDSQLDDIRKMRGDLPEEVRDLEDEIIGFETRIGKFNSEISALQEEVDRYKSTKKDADKLIARYKEQQMNVRNNREFDAISKEIELQSLEIELADKKIGESQFRIQSKQEEINATQETLNTRKEDLRVKKQELDQLVAESEADEKQLAVEREAQSKNVEERLLLSYNKIRNNALNGLAVVTVKRGACGGCFNVVPPQRQADIKDKKKIIVCEHCGRILADVDAVVEVATTGRGR from the coding sequence ATGGAACTAACGGTAGCGCAAAAGTTAGATGCACTTCTTAAACTGCAAACCATTGACTCTCAGTTAGACGATATCCGCAAAATGCGCGGCGACTTGCCTGAAGAAGTTCGCGATCTTGAAGACGAAATCATCGGGTTCGAGACACGGATCGGCAAGTTCAACAGTGAGATCAGCGCGCTACAAGAAGAAGTAGATCGGTATAAGAGCACGAAGAAAGACGCCGACAAGCTCATCGCCCGCTACAAAGAGCAGCAGATGAACGTGCGGAACAACCGCGAATTCGACGCCATCTCGAAAGAGATCGAACTGCAATCGCTCGAGATCGAACTGGCCGATAAGAAAATTGGCGAATCGCAATTCCGGATTCAGTCGAAGCAGGAAGAGATCAACGCCACGCAGGAAACGCTCAATACCCGCAAAGAAGACCTGCGCGTGAAAAAGCAGGAACTCGACCAACTGGTTGCCGAAAGCGAAGCCGACGAGAAGCAACTCGCCGTGGAACGCGAAGCCCAGTCGAAAAACGTAGAAGAGCGTCTGTTGCTGTCGTACAACAAAATCCGGAACAACGCGCTCAACGGTCTTGCCGTGGTAACCGTAAAACGCGGTGCGTGTGGTGGCTGCTTCAACGTAGTGCCGCCGCAGCGCCAGGCCGACATCAAAGACAAGAAGAAAATCATTGTCTGCGAACACTGTGGCCGTATTCTGGCCGACGTCGACGCCGTTGTGGAAGTAGCCACTACGGGCCGGGGACGGTAG
- a CDS encoding DUF3276 family protein — protein MDERENDKIYSKRVRAGKRTYFFDVKATRGNDYYIILTESRRFPQGEGFTYDKQKMFLYKEDFAKFVQSLQETIDYVKNELMPDVDFTQFDRKEAVSDDFNSELKWE, from the coding sequence ATGGACGAACGAGAAAACGATAAAATTTACTCAAAACGAGTGCGTGCGGGCAAACGTACCTACTTTTTTGACGTAAAAGCGACGCGAGGCAACGACTACTATATCATCCTGACGGAAAGCCGTCGTTTCCCGCAGGGAGAGGGGTTTACCTATGATAAGCAGAAAATGTTTCTCTATAAAGAGGACTTTGCCAAGTTTGTCCAATCCTTGCAGGAGACCATCGATTACGTGAAAAATGAGCTGATGCCCGACGTTGATTTTACCCAATTTGACCGCAAAGAGGCCGTCTCAGACGACTTCAATTCGGAGCTAAAATGGGAATAA
- a CDS encoding VWA domain-containing protein — protein sequence MRSLFLFLTFVLGLGLSWAAPPPETPTQTLNGFVAFLNQSAELVLARLNGLKAYHDEVRHYQRHPDRSLRLPSSGPLETYYYQKALAGTGLTAAEKKPLVATAERLWQRLNQLDQTGKALETYVRLKDYERDSLSRSAALMAQLQTLTEQCGQDRDALARELAQLQNRYVPHQPTNPYLATQREMEQILHQQQRLLDSLSFVLTDDQPTAWPVERVQQSLLADEEALASFGKTNAQLAYPASDMVGRFREALRAIQAVKRQAVNEYTFAARQSARYGNQVYLDLINHVNGDLIASHRAFVGYSQSARPLLNYPTYCPRFRLTAQPDAPPTRTQPTPFTDKPAPPFTVQPATTPISSGTFRVLNAYVDVINESLRQLHQLQVVARDYQSSIALYRDRPQRRADLTYSHDNYHVPTADYRLLLRNSQAIPEPYRTSLTTQAEVLLAMLTELDQLSIELTGYTTGKQYQQDRWQRADAILDRYAYLFERFDQRKETLYADVRRVFERYRVAVPASPWNRSGKALLALLDHDKAALFGVRDFYSLRAAQLPPTAPIDSAARHLIANEYANLNNLTRLGRSNGLCPYSRYEDIAEASIQLAGQIRKARPLLARTGEHPYQSVYYGFNHLVDDYNRFTELAKEPLLKAVIQPDVFVFQRVAASGGLPPSPQRTQPADQPLLGRADKPAKQPGSAPQKTVAGRDTVYVERTRVDTVYVDRGRPAEVVPSLAGFAANNMVFLLDVSGSMDAPEKLPLLKRSIKSLLKLLRPEDQISVVVYSGKARVVLEPTSGKWASDIARVIDELESDGDTDGNKGLRLAYKVANKNYLRAGNNRIVLATDGEFPVSDETTQLISDFARQDIYLTVFTFGKNPIMGQRLKQLAERGKGTFAHVTPETASLQLILEAQAKKLPAR from the coding sequence ATGCGATCCCTCTTTCTGTTCCTTACGTTCGTGCTGGGTCTTGGCCTCAGTTGGGCCGCCCCGCCACCCGAAACACCCACGCAGACGCTAAACGGCTTTGTGGCGTTTCTGAACCAGTCGGCTGAGCTGGTGCTGGCGCGGCTGAACGGGCTCAAAGCCTATCACGACGAGGTGAGGCACTACCAGCGCCACCCCGACCGGTCGCTCCGGCTGCCGTCGTCGGGGCCGCTAGAGACGTATTATTACCAGAAAGCGCTGGCCGGGACGGGGTTGACCGCCGCGGAGAAGAAACCGCTCGTTGCCACTGCCGAACGCCTGTGGCAACGCCTCAATCAGCTTGACCAAACTGGCAAGGCGCTGGAAACCTACGTGCGCCTGAAGGACTATGAGCGCGACAGCCTGAGCCGGTCAGCGGCGTTGATGGCCCAGTTGCAAACCCTGACCGAGCAATGCGGGCAAGACCGCGATGCGTTGGCCCGGGAGTTGGCGCAGCTCCAAAACCGGTACGTGCCCCACCAGCCAACTAACCCCTATCTGGCGACGCAGCGCGAGATGGAGCAGATTCTGCACCAACAGCAGCGCCTGCTCGACTCGCTCTCCTTTGTGCTGACCGACGACCAGCCCACGGCCTGGCCCGTAGAGCGGGTGCAGCAAAGCCTGCTGGCCGACGAGGAAGCCCTGGCCAGTTTCGGGAAGACCAATGCCCAACTCGCCTATCCGGCTTCCGACATGGTCGGTCGTTTCCGGGAAGCGCTACGGGCGATTCAGGCCGTAAAACGGCAGGCTGTCAATGAGTACACCTTTGCCGCCCGGCAGTCGGCCAGGTACGGCAATCAGGTTTACCTGGACCTGATCAATCACGTCAACGGCGACCTCATCGCCAGCCATCGGGCCTTTGTTGGCTACAGTCAGTCGGCCAGGCCGCTGCTCAACTACCCCACTTACTGCCCCAGGTTTCGGCTAACCGCCCAGCCCGATGCGCCGCCGACACGTACCCAGCCGACGCCGTTCACCGATAAACCAGCCCCACCCTTTACGGTCCAGCCCGCGACTACACCCATCAGCTCAGGTACGTTCCGGGTGCTGAACGCTTACGTCGACGTTATCAACGAATCGTTGCGGCAGTTGCATCAGCTTCAGGTCGTCGCCCGCGATTACCAGTCGTCGATAGCCCTGTACCGCGATCGGCCCCAACGTAGAGCCGACCTGACCTATTCACACGACAACTACCACGTACCCACGGCCGATTACCGCCTGCTGCTCCGCAACAGCCAGGCGATTCCCGAGCCCTACCGTACGTCGCTGACGACGCAGGCCGAGGTCTTGCTGGCGATGCTGACCGAGCTGGATCAGTTGAGTATTGAGTTAACAGGCTACACCACCGGCAAGCAGTACCAACAGGATCGGTGGCAGCGCGCCGACGCCATTCTGGACCGCTACGCCTACCTATTCGAGCGGTTCGATCAGCGTAAAGAAACCTTGTACGCCGATGTTCGGCGCGTGTTCGAGCGCTACCGGGTTGCCGTGCCAGCCAGCCCCTGGAACCGATCGGGCAAAGCGTTACTTGCCCTGCTCGACCACGATAAAGCCGCCCTGTTTGGCGTCAGGGACTTCTACAGCCTACGCGCCGCGCAACTGCCGCCAACCGCCCCGATCGACTCGGCCGCTCGCCACCTGATCGCCAACGAATATGCCAACCTGAACAACCTAACCCGGCTGGGCCGCAGCAACGGCCTGTGCCCCTACTCGCGCTACGAAGACATTGCCGAAGCCTCTATTCAATTGGCCGGGCAGATCAGAAAGGCCCGGCCTCTTTTGGCGCGAACGGGTGAACACCCCTACCAATCGGTTTATTACGGCTTCAATCACCTGGTCGACGACTATAACCGATTCACCGAACTGGCCAAAGAGCCCCTGCTCAAAGCCGTCATCCAACCCGACGTGTTTGTTTTCCAGCGGGTAGCCGCGTCGGGCGGTTTACCTCCGTCGCCGCAACGTACCCAGCCAGCCGACCAGCCTCTCCTTGGCCGAGCCGACAAACCCGCCAAGCAACCGGGCTCCGCCCCGCAAAAGACCGTAGCGGGCCGTGATACGGTGTATGTGGAACGTACCCGGGTCGATACGGTGTACGTCGACCGTGGTCGCCCGGCAGAAGTGGTGCCCTCATTGGCTGGCTTCGCGGCCAACAACATGGTGTTTTTGCTGGATGTATCGGGGTCGATGGACGCGCCCGAGAAACTGCCCCTGCTCAAACGATCTATCAAATCGTTGCTGAAGCTGCTTCGGCCCGAGGACCAGATCTCGGTGGTGGTATATTCGGGCAAAGCGCGGGTAGTGCTGGAACCAACGTCGGGCAAATGGGCGAGCGACATTGCCCGCGTCATCGACGAGCTGGAATCCGATGGCGACACCGACGGCAACAAAGGCCTGCGCCTCGCTTATAAAGTGGCGAACAAAAACTACCTCCGGGCGGGCAACAACCGCATTGTGCTGGCCACCGATGGCGAATTCCCCGTCAGCGACGAAACGACCCAACTCATCAGCGACTTTGCCCGGCAGGACATCTACCTGACGGTATTTACCTTCGGCAAGAACCCCATCATGGGGCAGCGTCTCAAGCAATTAGCTGAACGGGGCAAGGGCACCTTCGCGCACGTCACGCCCGAAACCGCCAGCCTGCAACTGATTCTGGAAGCACAGGCCAAAAAACTACCGGCGCGCTAA
- a CDS encoding DUF58 domain-containing protein, protein MAATLNLAQVRSFGNVEFLARQLVEGFITGLHKSPFHGFSVEFAEHRLYNAGESTRHIDWKVFGKTDKLFVKRYEEETNLRCHLLLDVSSSMYYPEKDFGKVTFSAMGAASLAYLLQRQRDAVSLCTFANEIELQTPTKSTPGHVHKIFEHLNQLLKSNAPNRRTSTAEVIHEIAEKINKRSLVVLFSDMFDTAGADPARQDALFSALQHLRHNLHEVLIFHVTDRSTEQAFAFADQPHEFIDLETNARVKLQPNQVREAYKQAVGDYLQALKLRCAQYRIDFIEADIAEGFEPILSAYLVKRTKMK, encoded by the coding sequence TTGGCAGCAACACTCAACTTAGCGCAGGTACGTTCGTTCGGGAACGTCGAATTTCTGGCCCGTCAGTTGGTCGAAGGGTTCATTACGGGCCTACACAAGTCACCCTTTCACGGCTTCTCGGTCGAGTTTGCCGAGCACCGGCTCTACAACGCTGGCGAAAGCACCCGCCACATCGACTGGAAGGTATTCGGCAAAACCGACAAGCTCTTTGTCAAGCGGTATGAAGAGGAAACCAACCTCCGCTGCCACCTGCTGCTCGACGTGTCGTCGTCGATGTATTACCCCGAGAAGGATTTTGGGAAGGTGACCTTCAGCGCGATGGGCGCGGCGAGTCTGGCGTATCTGCTCCAACGGCAGCGCGATGCTGTGAGCCTTTGCACGTTTGCTAACGAGATTGAGTTGCAAACGCCTACCAAATCGACGCCGGGGCACGTGCACAAGATCTTTGAGCACCTGAATCAGCTGCTGAAATCAAACGCGCCCAACCGGCGTACGAGCACCGCCGAGGTGATTCACGAAATAGCCGAGAAGATCAACAAGCGGTCATTGGTGGTGCTGTTCAGCGACATGTTCGACACGGCCGGCGCTGACCCGGCGCGGCAAGATGCCTTGTTTTCGGCCTTGCAACACCTGCGCCACAACCTGCACGAGGTGCTGATCTTTCACGTGACGGACCGCAGCACCGAGCAGGCCTTCGCCTTCGCCGATCAGCCGCACGAATTTATCGATCTGGAAACCAACGCCCGGGTGAAGCTTCAGCCCAACCAGGTACGTGAGGCCTACAAGCAGGCCGTGGGCGATTATTTACAGGCGCTCAAACTCCGCTGTGCCCAGTACCGCATCGACTTCATCGAAGCCGACATTGCCGAGGGCTTCGAACCCATCCTGAGCGCCTACCTGGTGAAGCGGACGAAGATGAAATAA
- a CDS encoding inositol oxygenase family protein: MTTFPNTDQNPLASLDEWEDDLLLRYPEPEAKAKEEYRNYDDPARDTVREFYRLNHTYQTYDFVRQKEREFLAFDKKELPVWGAMEFLNTLVDDSDPDTDLDQLQHLLQTAEAIRADGHPDWFVLTGLLHDMGKVLCLFGEPQWAVVGDTFPVGCAHSDKIVYPEYFEQNPDSHDERYNTKYGVYEPNCGLRNVHMSWGHDEYLYQMMKDYMPEPALYMMRYHSFYAQHRENAYDHLLDDHDRAMFKWVNAFNPYDLYSKSPKPPVVSELKPYYEDLIAKYLPATLKL, from the coding sequence ATGACCACGTTCCCGAATACCGACCAGAATCCGCTCGCCAGCCTGGACGAGTGGGAAGACGACCTGCTCCTCCGCTATCCGGAGCCGGAAGCCAAGGCGAAAGAAGAGTATCGTAACTACGACGACCCGGCCCGCGATACCGTTCGTGAGTTTTACCGGCTCAACCACACCTACCAGACTTACGACTTCGTCCGGCAGAAAGAGCGCGAGTTCCTGGCGTTCGATAAGAAAGAGCTGCCGGTGTGGGGGGCAATGGAGTTTCTGAACACGCTCGTCGACGATTCTGACCCCGATACCGACCTCGATCAGTTGCAGCACCTGCTCCAAACCGCCGAAGCCATCCGCGCCGACGGCCACCCCGATTGGTTTGTGCTGACGGGCCTGTTGCACGACATGGGCAAGGTGCTGTGTCTGTTCGGTGAACCACAGTGGGCCGTGGTGGGCGATACGTTCCCCGTCGGCTGCGCACATTCCGACAAAATCGTTTACCCCGAATATTTCGAGCAGAACCCCGATTCGCACGACGAGCGCTACAACACCAAATACGGTGTCTATGAGCCCAACTGCGGGCTGCGGAACGTACACATGTCGTGGGGGCACGATGAGTATCTGTACCAGATGATGAAGGATTACATGCCCGAGCCAGCCCTGTACATGATGCGGTATCACTCGTTCTACGCACAACACCGCGAGAACGCCTACGACCACCTGCTCGACGACCACGACCGGGCCATGTTCAAATGGGTCAATGCGTTCAATCCTTACGATCTGTATTCGAAGAGCCCCAAGCCGCCCGTCGTGAGCGAGCTGAAGCCCTACTACGAAGACCTGATCGCCAAATACCTGCCTGCTACGCTGAAGCTGTAA
- the ychF gene encoding redox-regulated ATPase YchF: MGLQCGIVGLPNVGKSTLFNAISSGKAEAANYPFCTIEPNVGVVTVPDTRLDSLEALVKPQRVVPTIIEFVDIAGLVKGASQGAGLGNKFLANIREVDAIIHVVRCFEDDNIVHVEGRVDPVFDKEIIDAELQLKDLDSVDKKIQKVERNAKSGDAKAKAMLETLKVYKSALEQGKSARAVQVSPEEKEEAIGDIDLLTAKPVLYVANVDEASLPSGNSYSEQLREAAKAEGAEMVIISASIESQIAEMTDPEERELFLSEYGLTESGLSKLIKASYALLGLITYFTAGVKEVRAWTIRQGWKAPAAAGVIHSDFEKKFIRAQVMKLPDFEQYKTEAAVREAGKLSVEGKEYVVQDGDIMEFLHGA, translated from the coding sequence ATGGGACTACAATGTGGTATCGTGGGCTTGCCCAACGTAGGTAAGTCGACACTCTTCAATGCGATTTCGAGCGGCAAGGCCGAAGCCGCCAATTATCCTTTCTGCACAATTGAGCCCAATGTGGGCGTGGTAACGGTGCCCGATACACGGCTCGACTCGCTCGAAGCGCTGGTGAAACCGCAACGGGTGGTGCCGACCATCATTGAGTTTGTCGACATCGCCGGGCTGGTGAAAGGAGCCAGCCAGGGGGCGGGGCTGGGCAATAAATTCCTGGCCAATATTCGGGAGGTCGATGCCATCATTCACGTGGTACGCTGCTTTGAAGACGACAACATCGTGCACGTGGAAGGGCGCGTCGATCCGGTGTTCGACAAAGAAATCATCGACGCCGAACTGCAACTGAAAGATCTGGATTCGGTCGATAAGAAGATTCAGAAAGTAGAGCGGAATGCCAAATCGGGCGATGCGAAAGCCAAAGCCATGCTGGAGACGCTGAAGGTATACAAATCGGCACTTGAGCAGGGCAAAAGCGCCCGCGCAGTGCAGGTATCGCCCGAAGAGAAGGAAGAAGCGATTGGTGATATCGACCTGCTGACGGCCAAGCCCGTGCTGTATGTCGCCAACGTCGATGAAGCGTCGCTGCCATCGGGCAATAGTTATTCAGAGCAACTACGCGAAGCCGCCAAAGCCGAAGGTGCCGAGATGGTCATTATTTCGGCGAGCATCGAGTCGCAGATTGCCGAGATGACCGACCCCGAAGAGCGGGAACTGTTTCTGAGCGAATATGGCCTCACCGAATCGGGCCTGAGCAAGCTCATCAAGGCGTCGTACGCGCTGTTGGGGCTTATCACCTACTTCACGGCGGGGGTGAAAGAAGTACGCGCCTGGACGATCCGGCAGGGCTGGAAAGCCCCCGCAGCGGCTGGCGTGATCCACTCCGATTTTGAGAAGAAATTCATTCGGGCGCAGGTGATGAAACTGCCTGATTTTGAGCAGTACAAGACTGAAGCCGCCGTGCGCGAAGCCGGTAAGCTATCGGTCGAAGGCAAGGAAT
- the groL gene encoding chaperonin GroEL (60 kDa chaperone family; promotes refolding of misfolded polypeptides especially under stressful conditions; forms two stacked rings of heptamers to form a barrel-shaped 14mer; ends can be capped by GroES; misfolded proteins enter the barrel where they are refolded when GroES binds), with protein MSKKIFFDTEARDKIKKGVDTLADAVKVTLGPKGRNVILDKKFGSPAITKDGVTVAKEIELKDAMENMGAQLVKEVASKTADSAGDGTTTATVLAQAIYSIGVKNVAAGANPMDLKRGIDKAVLAVTANLSEQSQTVGDDFSKIAQVATISANHDEEIGTMIAEAMKKVGKEGVITVEEARGTETEVKTVEGMQFDRGYLSPYFVTNTEKMEVELDRPFILISEKKVSSMKELLPVLEQVAQTGRPLLIIAEDVDGEALATLVVNKIRGALKVAAVKAPGFGDRRKAMLEDIAILTGGTVIAEERGYKLENATADYLGQAEKIIIDKDNTTIVNGVGQKEDISGRVNQIKAQIENTTSDYDREKLQERLAKLSGGVAILYIGAATEVEMKEKKDRVDDALHATRAAVEEGIVTGGGIALIRAISALDGVNTINEDEKTGVNIIRVALEAPLRTIVANAGGEGSVVVNKVREGEGGFGYNAKNDTYEDLFAAGVIDPKKVTRLALENAASIAGLLLTTECLIADEPEEAPAGGHAHPGGGMGGMM; from the coding sequence ATGTCTAAGAAAATTTTCTTCGATACCGAAGCCCGCGATAAGATCAAGAAGGGCGTCGACACACTGGCTGATGCCGTGAAAGTAACCCTCGGCCCCAAAGGCCGTAACGTCATCCTCGACAAAAAATTTGGCTCACCCGCCATCACCAAAGATGGTGTGACGGTAGCTAAAGAAATCGAGCTGAAAGACGCTATGGAGAACATGGGCGCTCAGCTCGTGAAAGAAGTAGCCTCAAAAACGGCTGACTCAGCCGGTGACGGTACCACGACGGCGACCGTACTGGCGCAGGCGATCTACTCGATCGGTGTGAAGAACGTAGCCGCCGGTGCCAACCCGATGGACCTGAAGCGGGGCATCGACAAGGCCGTACTGGCCGTAACGGCCAACCTGTCGGAGCAGTCGCAGACGGTAGGTGACGACTTCAGCAAAATCGCGCAGGTAGCTACCATCTCAGCTAACCACGATGAGGAAATCGGTACGATGATCGCCGAGGCGATGAAAAAAGTAGGTAAAGAAGGCGTGATCACGGTAGAAGAAGCGCGCGGTACCGAAACGGAAGTGAAAACCGTTGAAGGGATGCAGTTTGACCGGGGTTACCTGTCGCCCTACTTCGTGACGAACACCGAGAAAATGGAAGTTGAACTGGACCGCCCGTTCATTCTGATCTCGGAGAAGAAAGTATCGTCGATGAAAGAACTGCTGCCGGTGCTGGAGCAGGTGGCTCAGACGGGCCGTCCGCTGCTGATCATCGCAGAAGACGTTGACGGTGAAGCCCTGGCTACACTCGTCGTAAACAAAATCCGTGGTGCCCTGAAAGTAGCGGCTGTGAAAGCACCGGGCTTCGGCGACCGTCGGAAAGCCATGCTGGAAGACATCGCCATCCTGACGGGTGGTACGGTGATCGCCGAAGAGCGTGGTTACAAACTGGAAAACGCCACGGCCGATTACCTCGGTCAGGCTGAGAAGATCATCATCGACAAAGACAACACCACGATCGTAAACGGGGTGGGTCAGAAAGAAGATATCTCGGGCCGCGTTAACCAGATCAAAGCGCAAATCGAAAACACGACGTCTGACTACGACCGCGAGAAGCTGCAAGAGCGCCTGGCGAAACTGTCGGGTGGTGTGGCTATTCTCTACATCGGTGCTGCTACCGAAGTAGAAATGAAAGAGAAGAAAGACCGCGTTGATGATGCCCTGCACGCGACCCGCGCGGCCGTTGAAGAAGGCATCGTAACGGGTGGTGGTATCGCCCTGATCCGCGCTATCTCGGCCCTCGACGGTGTCAACACCATCAACGAAGACGAGAAAACCGGTGTGAACATCATCCGTGTCGCGCTGGAGGCTCCCCTCCGCACGATCGTAGCCAACGCCGGTGGCGAAGGTTCGGTTGTCGTGAACAAGGTTCGTGAAGGGGAAGGTGGCTTCGGCTACAACGCCAAGAACGACACCTACGAAGATCTGTTCGCGGCGGGTGTTATCGACCCGAAAAAAGTAACCCGTCTGGCCCTGGAGAACGCAGCGTCGATCGCTGGTCTGCTGCTGACGACGGAATGCCTCATCGCCGACGAGCCCGAAGAGGCACCGGCTGGTGGTCATGCACACCCCGGCGGAGGCATGGGCGGCATGATGTAA
- a CDS encoding Nif3-like dinuclear metal center hexameric protein, which yields MSQPILRDLTNYLDAFAPPAYQEAYDNAGLIVGDPNVPITGVLVSLDATEAVVDEAIAKGCNVIVAHHPIVFKGLKKLNGKNYVERTVIKALKNDVALFAAHTNLDNVAGGVNFHIAQRLGLQNVQILAPKAQTLSKLVVYTPEADLNGVLTALYEAGAGRIATYDHCSFRVGGTGTFRPLDGANPVVGAVGHDETVQELRLEVLLPTYLEGAAVRAMQQAHSYEVPAYDLYALNNTNQTVGSGAVGDLPESMDERTWLRHLKTSMGATVVRHTPLRDRPIRRVAVCGGAGSFLLGDALRAGADAFVTADYKYHEFFDAEGRLVICDIGHYESEVFTKDLIQQHLAQKFTTFAVILSETNTNPVSYYFD from the coding sequence ATGAGCCAACCGATCCTCCGCGACCTGACCAACTACCTCGACGCCTTTGCGCCCCCTGCCTACCAGGAAGCCTACGACAACGCCGGCCTGATCGTGGGCGACCCGAACGTACCCATCACGGGCGTGTTGGTGTCGCTCGATGCCACCGAAGCTGTTGTCGATGAGGCGATTGCCAAAGGCTGCAACGTCATTGTCGCGCACCATCCCATTGTCTTTAAAGGCCTGAAAAAACTGAACGGGAAAAACTACGTGGAGCGGACGGTGATTAAGGCGTTGAAAAACGATGTCGCCCTCTTTGCCGCCCATACCAACCTCGACAACGTGGCGGGCGGCGTCAATTTTCATATTGCCCAACGGCTCGGCCTGCAAAACGTGCAGATACTGGCTCCCAAAGCTCAGACGCTCAGCAAGCTCGTCGTCTACACCCCCGAGGCCGATCTGAACGGCGTCCTGACGGCGTTGTATGAAGCCGGAGCGGGCCGCATTGCTACCTACGACCACTGCTCGTTTCGGGTAGGCGGCACCGGTACGTTCCGGCCGCTCGACGGGGCCAACCCGGTGGTGGGGGCCGTGGGCCACGACGAGACCGTGCAGGAACTGCGGCTCGAAGTGCTGCTGCCAACGTACCTGGAAGGCGCCGCCGTGCGGGCCATGCAACAGGCCCATTCCTACGAAGTCCCCGCCTACGACCTATACGCGCTCAACAACACGAACCAGACCGTCGGGTCGGGGGCAGTGGGCGACCTGCCCGAATCGATGGATGAACGTACCTGGCTCCGGCATCTGAAAACCAGTATGGGCGCTACGGTGGTGCGCCATACGCCCCTGCGCGACCGGCCCATCCGGCGTGTAGCCGTATGTGGCGGAGCAGGCAGTTTTCTGCTGGGCGATGCCCTGCGCGCCGGTGCGGATGCGTTCGTAACGGCCGATTATAAGTACCACGAGTTCTTCGACGCTGAGGGCCGTTTGGTCATCTGCGACATCGGACATTACGAAAGCGAAGTCTTTACCAAAGACCTGATCCAACAGCATTTGGCCCAAAAATTCACTACCTTTGCGGTAATTTTGTCAGAAACCAATACGAACCCCGTTTCGTACTATTTTGACTGA
- a CDS encoding septal ring lytic transglycosylase RlpA family protein, which yields MSLLMSLLLFAGSLKPAKATQEGPVQQSGKASYYATKFSGCRTSSGERVKQHIFTGAHRTLPFNTLVEITNVTNQRSVIIRINDRGPFHKGRIVDMTHAAAKAIGLLGRGVANVTLRVVNPNRMVSMLDNSLTLDGRSPLVPDLMPVQ from the coding sequence ATGAGTTTACTAATGTCCCTACTGCTGTTCGCGGGCAGTTTGAAACCGGCAAAGGCCACTCAGGAAGGCCCCGTACAGCAGTCAGGTAAAGCCTCTTACTACGCTACCAAGTTTAGTGGATGCCGCACAAGCAGTGGTGAACGGGTTAAGCAGCACATCTTCACGGGTGCTCACCGCACACTCCCTTTCAATACGTTGGTTGAAATAACCAATGTTACCAACCAACGGTCGGTGATCATCCGCATCAACGACCGGGGTCCTTTTCACAAAGGCCGCATCGTCGATATGACGCATGCCGCCGCCAAAGCCATTGGCCTGCTCGGTAGAGGCGTCGCCAATGTTACACTTCGAGTGGTGAACCCTAACCGAATGGTGTCCATGCTCGATAATTCGCTGACGCTCGATGGGCGTTCGCCACTGGTACCGGATCTGATGCCGGTTCAGTAA